DNA from Granulicella arctica:
CATGGTCTTCGACTCGAGAGCTTCAGAGAAGTCGACGAGCGCGGGGATCTCGCGGTTGAGGTCGGGCTCGGTGTCTTCGCCTTCACGGGCGAGGTCGAAGTAGGCCTCAATGTCGTCGGAGCGGCGCTGTAGCTCGTTGTCGTCGGCGAGGAGGGTCTCGAGGCGCTTGCGTTCGCGCATGAGCGGCTGCGAGCGTGCGGGATCGGCCCAGACGGTGGGGTCGGAGATCTTTTCCTCGAGGGTGGCTAGTTCACGGCGAAGGCGGGCGGAGTCAAAGATACTCCCGCAGTTCGCGGACTTTGTCGCGGACCGGGGAGTAACGGAATTCAAGATCATCAAGCATCTGGTTAGTTTAGTTTATTTTTCGCGTGAAGCTCGCGTGAAGCTGTAGGCGAGGCCAAGCACGGTGATGAGGGCACACGTATAGGCGAAAAGATCGCCGTGGATGGTGTAGAAGGTGACGTCGTGCTCGAAGTTGAAGCCAGTGTGGAGGGCGGTGCGGATGTGGCGGGGCGCGGAGTCGGTGACGTGGCCGTAGGGATCGATGGCGGCGGTGACACCGGTGTTGGTCGAGCGGAGTATCCAGCGGTGGTTCTCGATGGCGCGCATGCGAACCATGTTGAGGTGCTCCCATGCGGCGCTGGTGTCGCCGTACCAGCCATCGTCGGAGATGTTGATGAGGACCTCGGCACCATTTTTAACGAACTGGCGGACCTCGTCGCCAAAGATGGACTCGTAGCAGATGAAGACGCCGTAGGCATGGCCTGCGGTGCGGAAGACGGTGCGGTCGGTGCCGCGGTCCATGTCGCCTACGCCGGCGGTCAGCTTCTTGGCAAAGAAGAAAAAGTCTTTGAAGGGGATGTACTCGCCCCAGGGGACGAGGTGGATCTTGTCGTAGCGGCCTGCGGAGGTGCCATCGGCGTGGACGAGAGCAGCGGAGTCGTAGACACGCACGCCGCGCGCGGAGGCGGGATCGGGGTCGGGGACGACGCCGAGGCTTCCGATGATGAGTGGAGCAGAGGTAGCGCGGGCAAGGTTGCTGAGGCGATCGGCGAAGGCAGGGTCGTCGGTGCGGAAGCCGGCGGGCGATTCGGGCCACACGATGAGTCCGGTGGCGACGATGGGACGCGTGCCTTGCGGCCGGTCATCCAGAAAATGAATGCAGCGCGTCGATGGAGCCTCCGGGATGCCGAGGCAGCGGTCGGCGGAAGGATAGACGCTGAGCTTCGAGAAGGAATCGACGAGCTGCGATGAGGTTTCGTAGTTACCATGCGACTCGGTGCCGACACCTAGATTCTCCTGCACGAGCGTAGCGGTGTTGTTAGTCGCCACTTGGTTTGGGGTATGAATATGGCGCAGCAGAACAAGGTA
Protein-coding regions in this window:
- the lnt gene encoding apolipoprotein N-acyltransferase translates to MRLIPLRLWLLTVLSAILQTLPFPLAGPVPLWRTAFCWVALAPLLLALTGKNSSGEPLTLRQTAILGYLCGILWYLGNCYWIYQTMYLYGGLAKPIAVAILILFSMYLGLYHALFGLILGALRRSRLSVQGALLLSPFAWVAVELARARITGFPWDLLGNTQVDNSLLTRLAPITGVYGLSFVIAAVNALWLIRIRVRERRHTRQLLTLAGVVIVILYLVLLRHIHTPNQVATNNTATLVQENLGVGTESHGNYETSSQLVDSFSKLSVYPSADRCLGIPEAPSTRCIHFLDDRPQGTRPIVATGLIVWPESPAGFRTDDPAFADRLSNLARATSAPLIIGSLGVVPDPDPASARGVRVYDSAALVHADGTSAGRYDKIHLVPWGEYIPFKDFFFFAKKLTAGVGDMDRGTDRTVFRTAGHAYGVFICYESIFGDEVRQFVKNGAEVLINISDDGWYGDTSAAWEHLNMVRMRAIENHRWILRSTNTGVTAAIDPYGHVTDSAPRHIRTALHTGFNFEHDVTFYTIHGDLFAYTCALITVLGLAYSFTRASREK